From the Nerophis ophidion isolate RoL-2023_Sa linkage group LG18, RoL_Noph_v1.0, whole genome shotgun sequence genome, one window contains:
- the rrp8 gene encoding uncharacterized protein rrp8 codes for MFNEDEDWNDAADLLSERSPQKTPNNSDSINIHSKSVAKKSLLRTLQTLGSVPDWKDDDVCHMPDSDSEDEATRPHTKRKKKRRKRTKQGTTTEEPNDNMDVKEKKVVTKMKKTGISKAINTPAVKTKSKETPKLEKQAGDLQKLNRQQWKNKMKNKRKCKNKYQPNKCEEEVETASKPFQTTSLCVSKDKQFHQAELPDEQKFKKPQKRKNVEKETETIQKKRAIKKGVLAKCDEVVMNGYKKEEDKIKVKLQKPKMSKAEMLKREQLRKILQCHETEKEEAAAVVAAASEELTVAVKPDRSASLRSRMEQRLESARFRYINEVLYSSTSGAAVRMFQQDPEAFWVYHRGYTAQVQRWPTNPVDAIIAYIRQKSSSLVVADFGCGDCKIGRSVKNKVHSFDLAATCDLVTVCDMANVPLKDSSVDIAVFCLSLMGTNLADFIAEANRVLKKGGVLKVAEVASRFDDIRSFLGAMAKLGFKMASKETANTHFHSFEFVKTGDASENLKKIGLQLKACLYKKR; via the exons ATGTTTAATGAAGACGAGGACTGGAATGATGCTGCAGACCTTCTGAGTGAAAGGTCTCCGCAAAAGACGCCAAATAACAGCGACAGCATCAATATACAT TCCAAAAGCGTTGCAAAGAAGAGTCTACTGCGGACCCTGCAAACGCTGGGATCAGTACCTGACTGGAAGGACGATGACGTCTGCCATATGCCTGACAGCGACAGCGAGGACGAAGCCACCAGGCCTCACacaaagaggaagaagaaaagaAGGAAAAGGACAAAACAAGGCACAACTACGGAAGAGCCGAACGACAACATGGATGTCAAGGAGAAGAAAGTTGTAaccaaaatgaaaaaaactg GGATCTCAAAAGCTATAAACACACCTGCAGTCAAGACAAAGAGCAAAGAGACTCCAAAATTGGAAAAGCAAGCGGGCGACTTGCAGAAACTAAACAGGCAGCAGTGGAAAAACAAGATGAAGAATAAGAGGAAATGCAAAAACAAATACCAGCCTAATAAATGTGAAGAGGAAGTCGAGACAGCAAGTAAACCGTTTCAAACAACAAGTTTATGTGTCAGTAAAGACAAACAATTTCACCAAGCAGAACTGCCGGATGAGCAAAAGTTTAAGAAgccacaaaaaaggaaaaacgtTGAGAAGGAAACAGAGACGATACAAAAAAAAAGAGCGATCAAGAAGGGCGTCCTTGCCAAATGTGATGAAGTTGTCATGAATGGATATAAAAAGGAAGAGGATAAAATCAAGGTAAAACTGCAAAAACCCAAAATGAGCAAAGCAGAGATGCTGAAACGTGAGCAACTTCGGAAGATTCTCCAGTGCCACGAAACGGAGAAAGAAGAAGCAGCAGCGGTGGTGGCGGCGGCGTCAGAAGAGCTGACGGTGGCTGTTAAACCGGACCGCTCCGCCTCCCTCCGCTCTCGCATGGAGCAGCGCTTGGAGTCTGCTCGCTTCCGCTACATCAACGAGGTCCTGTACAGCAGCACCAGCGGCGCGGCCGTGCGGATGTTCCAGCAGGATCCCGAAGCCTTCTGGGTCTACCACCGGGGCTACACGGCACAGGTGCAGAGGTGGCCCACCAACCCCGTGGACGCCATCATCGCATACATTCGCCAAAA ATCGTCCTCACTGGTGGTGGCTGACTTTGGCTGCGGCGACTGTAAGATAGGACGCAGCGTCAAGAACAAAGTGCACAGCTTCGACCTAGCGGCGACCTGCGATCTGGTCACTGTGTGCGACATGGCcaac GTGCCGCTGAAGGACAGCTCGGTGGACATCGCCGTCTTTTGCCTGTCGCTGATGGGAACCAATCTGGCGGATTTCATAGCGGAGGCCAACCGTGTCTTGAAGAAAGG GGGTGTGCTGAAAGTGGCAGAGGTGGCGAGCAGATTCGATGACATCAGGAGCTTCCTCGGCGCAATGGCCAAGTTGGGATTCAAGATGGCGTCCAAG GAGACAGCGAACACTCACTTCCACTCGTTTGAATTTGTCAAGACGGGTGATGCTTCAGAAAACCTGAAGAAAATTGGACTGCAGTTGAAGGCCTGTTTGTACAAGAAAAgatga